The proteins below come from a single Poecilia reticulata strain Guanapo linkage group LG5, Guppy_female_1.0+MT, whole genome shotgun sequence genomic window:
- the ptpdc1a gene encoding protein tyrosine phosphatase domain-containing protein 1, with amino-acid sequence MAAGVSILSDLPHSVRAPRTEEDGAEMEAANARVPTAKYTKMGETLRHVIPGHMQCSMACGGKACKYENPSRWSDEEQAIKGLYSSWITDNLLAMARPSSEAIEKYNIIQQFQRCSVKTVINLQRPGEHASCGFPLEPQSGFTYRPETFMEAGIYYYNFGWKDYGVASLTTVLDMVKVMSFAVQEGKIAVHCHAGLGRTGVLLACYLVFTTRMNGDQAILFVRAKRPNSIQTRGQLLCVREFAQFLVPLRSVFSCAEPKASAVTLSQYLTRQRHLLHGYEAREMKNVPKIVQLVCRLLVDISANRQVVIEEEWLEMPDLTAEVEKTVSQQALQQLGKEMMGKGIPLLSCSSDMLSPLPQLSRTSGDQPLASDNELDPLWRQQNLGSPHRSLSNNRSLSDSLLHKHGLYQDRVENLSKPISCRTRLCLSHGNLKTCNQSGCYYPCTQSTNSHTRAQQDLTMCVLHKRHRSLSSHLSELGKKSCFDATLPPYPLQSSLVSSVECVDGRSDPGDAPEAPHISLQSELSPDNRRLMVAKALATDLVDKEVSSNVLMWQTELNSREGTWERLCNERDPVVLSSLMWSWLEQLKDPVISHDDVLSLSEKNVNPLTAINSLEKGHRLTLLCILECAAHLLPVPEDVLTCFFNKTIKVFTRTDPASDKNESLYKTLKAILTPVLYELHSKAVDVTEDS; translated from the exons ATGGCAGCAGGTGTCAGCATACTGAGCGACCTGCCCCACTCTGTCAGGGCTCCCCGTACAGAGGAGGACGGCGCAGAGATGGAGGCAG CCAATGCAAGAGTCCCCACAGCAAAGTACACCAAGATGGGGGAAACACTGAGACACGTCATCCCTGGTCACATGCAGTGCTCCATGGCCTGTGGAGGGAAAGCCTGTAAATACGAGAACCCGTCTCGCTGGAGCGATGAGGAGCAAGCTATTAAAGGACTCTACTCATCTTG GATCACTGACAACTTGCTAGCTATGGCAAGGCCATCCTCTGAAGCTATAGAGAAATATAATATAATCCAGCAGTTTCAAAG GTGTAGTGTGAAGACTGTTATTAACCTGCAGAGACCCGGAGAGCACGCCAGCTGCGGCTTCCCGCTGGAGCCGCAGAGCGGCTTCACCTATCGGCCCGAAACGTTCATGGAGGCAGGAA TCTATTACTACAACTTTGGATGGAAAGACTACGGTGTAGCATCATTGACAACAGTGCTTGATATGGTGAAAGTTATGTCGTTTGCTGTTCAAGAAGGAAAAATAGCCGTCCACTGCCATGCCGGTCTCGGAAGAACAG GTGTGTTATTGGCATGCTATTTGGTTTTCACCACCCGGATGAACGGTGATCAAGCCATCCTGTTTGTTCGAGCCAAAAGACCCAACTCCATCCAGACCAGAGGCCAGCTGCTGTGTGTCAGGGAGTTTGCCCAGTTCCTGGTTCCTCTGCGAAGTGTGTTCTCATGCGCGGAACCTAAAGCAAGTGCCGTCACCCTGTCCCAGTACCTTACCCGGCAGCGCCACCTACTGCATGGCTACGAGGCCCGGGAGATGAAGAACGTGCCAAAGATTGTTCAGTTGGTGTGCAGGCTACTGGTGGACATTTCGGCCAACAGACAGGTGGTGATTGAAGAGGAGTGGCTGGAGATGCCCGACCTCACCGCCGAGGTGGAGAAGACCGTGTCCCAGCAGGCCCTTCAGCAGCTGGGGAAGGAAATGATGGGGAAAGGGATTCCTCTCCTGTCTTGTTCGTCAGACATGCTCAGCCCACTACCACAGCTGAGCAGAACCTCAGGTGATCAACCACTTGCCAGTGACAATGAGTTGGACCCGCTGTGGCGACAACAGAACCTAGGAAGTCCTCACAGATCTCTATCTAACAACCGAAGTCTAAGCGACTCTTTGCTCCACAAGCATGGACTGTACCAGGACCGCGTAGAAAATCTTAGTAAACCAATCAGCTGCCGGACGAGACTTTGCTTGTCTCACGGCAACCTTAAGACCTGCAACCAGTCTGGCTGCTATTACCCCTGTACGCAAAGCACGAACTCTCACACAAGAGCCCAACAAGACCTGACCATGTGTGTTTTACATAAGAGGCATCGCAGTTTAAGCTCTCACTTGTCAGAGCTTGGAAAGAAATCCTGCTTTGACGCCACGCTGCCTCCTTATCCACTCCAGAGCAGCTTAGTTTCCAGTGTGGAGTGTGTGGATGGAAGATCTGACCCAGGCGATGCCCCAGAAGCCCCTCACATCAGCCTCCAGTCTGAACTCTCCCCAGATAACAGACGTCTGATGGTGGCCAAAGCTCTGGCCACAGACCTGGTCGACAAGGAGGTCTCCTCCAACGTTTTAATGTGGCAG ACAGAGCTGAACTCCAGAGAGGGAACTTGGGAGAGGCTGTGTAATGAAAGAGACCCGGTGGTCCTTTCCAGCCTGATGTGGTCATGGCTGGAGCAACTCAAGGATCCAGTCATCAGCCATGACGATGTGCTGTCCCTCAGTGAGAAGAATGTCAACCCACTGACTGCGATCAACTCTCTGGAAAAG GGTCACAGGCTCACGTTGCTGTGCATCCTCGAGTGTGCTGCTCATCTCCTGCCTGTGCCTGAAGATGTGCTGACGTGTTTCTTCAACAAGACAATCAAAGTGTTCACCAGG ACGGATCCAGCCTCAGACAAGAATGAGTCACTGTACAAAACACTGAAAGCAATCCTGACTCCCGTTCTTTACGAGCTGCATTCCAAAGCTGTGGATGTGACCGAAGACTCCTGA